The nucleotide sequence TGTTGCTGGGGATCGACAATGCGCTGCGTCTCGGCCAGAAATGGGGCGCGGTGGCCCTGGTGGCGGGGGGGAACGATCCCATCGTGTCCGATCAGGTTTCGGTCTCGGGCTCCTTGAACATGCTGTTGCTGGTTCCGTGGGCGGGTTCGGTGGATTGGATGGGGGCGTCCCGTGCCGGAGAGACGCGAAATCGGCATGTCTTTCGTCTGGCGGCCAATGAATACCTGCGCGGCATGATACTTCTCGACGAATTGATCCGAAACCCTGGCAAAGTGGCATTGATGTTGGAAAACTCCGGAACGGGCAGGAATGTCCGGGCGATTCTGACCCAGGAATTGCGTGATCGTGGTCGGGACAAGCCATTTGTGGTCTGGTTCAATGTTGGGCAACAGGTATTCATCGACCCCTTGCGGCGGGTGCGCGATGCCGATGTTACCGATCTGATCCTGGTGGCGGGTCCGGAGGAGACCAGGCACATTCGTCGCGCCATGGAATCGGTCGCATTCAAGGGACGAACTTTTTTCTTCAAGGGGGGGCCGGTTCATCGGTCGGAACCTGCGCCGGACCGGGGAGAGGTTTATTTCGAGACATTTTCCCTCGATCTTCGGAGAAACCGGACCCAGTTGGGTGATTCCTTGAGAAAACGGTACTGGAGCCTGTTCGATGGTCCGGTTCCGGGGCATGTTCCGGATCCGTCGGCGACTGCCCAGGCCTATGACTTGGTTCTTTTTTTGGCGGCAGCGTTGCGTCGCGTTCCTGATCGAGGCAGCCCCCGATTGGCGGAGGCCATGGAACGCCTTGGCTGGGTTGCGGGGGCGCTTGGGGATCATGTCTGGCCTTTTTCGCGTTTTCGTCACGAAGGGATTGCGGCATCCGATCTGTCGTTGGTGCAATTCAAACCCGATGGGATGCCGGTGGCGTTGGGGAAATCACACAATGACCGTTGACCTTCGTTTCTCACGGTTCATGGCTGCGTTCAGGGAGCGCTCGTCATGAGGATCAGGCCCGCCCGTTCCGATGAATTCCGTTTTTCCCTGGGGTGGAAAAGGATTCTGTGGGTCGTGATGCCGATCCTGGCCGGGGCCATGGTGACGGCGCTGTTGGCATGGATCGTTCAGAACCAGGAACATCACAGGTCGTTGACGCAACGAATGCATCTGGAACTCGATGGATTGGATCGTGAACTGACCTTTCTTGAAATGGAGGTGGAACGCCTGGCGGGAAATCCCATTGTGATCAATGCCCTTGCCGATCCGAAACAACGGACGGGACCCTTGCCGGAATTCCTCGGTCGCTTCGCATCGCGATTGTATGCCCGGAGTTTTGTGTTGACCGATCCAACCGGCCTGCTGGTGCAGGCGCACCTGGATCCCATACCCGATTATCGCGAACTTCCCAGCCTCAAGGAAACCTTGATGACGGGAAAATCCGCCTCTTCCCTGGATCCGGATCGGGGGTTGTTCCTGGTGTCGGCTCCGGTTCCTTATGCGGGATCGATTCAGGGAATCGTGGTTTGCGGATTTGCGCTGGGGCCGGTTCTCGAACGTCATATCGGTTCGGGGATGGAGCGTCGTCTGCTTGTGGGGGGGGCGGCGGTCAGGCAGGGATCGCGGCTGGGGGGAGCGGTTGCGATTTCTCTGGCGGTCGATGGTCGATTGCCGCTTCTTCACCGCCTCGGGGTGCGGCTCGAAGCCGGATCGGAACCTGCGTGGATCGCCCGCGTGGCGCTACCTTCGGTTGGTTTTGTGTTGTCAATCGGTGTTGGGGTGGCGTTGGCGGTTGGGTTGTTGGTATCTCGCATCGCCGCGCGATCGGTCGAGGAATGGTCGGGGAGCACGGAACGATATGGTCGGTCGGGTCGGTTGCGAAACAGGGCGGCATCGGTGACATCGGCACGTTCGGTGGGCGTCGGTATCCCGGAGCGTTCGGTTGGGGTCGGGGTCCCGGAGCGATCGGTTGAAGTCGGGGTTCCGGAGCGCTCGGTTGAAGTCGGGGTCCCGGAGCGTTCGGCTGGGGTCGAAACGTCGTTGCCTTCATCGGGGTTTGATGTTCCGGCATCCGGGGGGGAACGGGGAACCTTGGTTCCCGGGGTGCAATTTGTTTTTGATGCCATTCCGGTCCGGTTCTTTTGGAAGGACACCGAGGGGGTCTATCGGGGGGGGAACGCCTTGTTTGCCCGTGATGCCGGTTTCGGGAGGGGGGAGGATGTCTTGGGACTGCGGGACATCGACATGCCCTGGAAGGAGGATGTGGCACGGTATCGGGCGTTGGAACACAGGATTTTCGCTGGCGAAGGGCCATCCCGTCGCGTCGCGGAGACCCGCCGGGTCGCTTCGGGGCACTTGTTGTCCATCGAGATGACCCGGGTGTCGTTGGCGGATGCGGATGGCGGGATTGTCGGTCTTCTGGGAATCTACGATGAACGTCTGTCGGCGCTTCGTGACGGGGACGGACTGGAACAACGTCTGGAACGGCAGGAGTCGTTGCTCCATTCGTTGTTTCAGATTCTGGGCGAGGCGATGTGGGAGTGGGATCTGGTGACGGGGGAAATGCGGTTCGATGGGCGTTGGCGGGAAATGTTTGGCGTGGCGGCGGGGGTGGTCCTGGAAGCGGACCGGGCGGCATGGCGGGAACGATTGCACCCCGAGGAGGGGGATGTGGTCGAGGGATTGATTCAGGTGCATCTGTCGGGGGCTTCCGATCTGTATGCTTCGCGTCATCGCATGCGCCATGAGCGGGGATATTGGTTCGAGGTTGAGGAACGGGGACGGATTTCGGCTTGGGACGAGCAGGGTACTCCCTTGCGTATGATCTGTGCCGTATCCCGATCGAGGAATGGGACTCGGGACGAATCCGGAGCGCCGGCCTCGGGGACCGAAGAGGGGGAGGAGCGCCAAGGCGGCGGGGTCGAGGAATCGCCGGAAGGGGAATGTGACCCGTTCCGAGGCATCGACAGGGGGGAGGGCGCGGGTTCGGGGGGCGGCGATGATGGTGGGGCTGTCGCCATGGATCGGGTGGATGATCGTGTGAAGGAGGTTCTGGTTATTGGAGGCGGTGACCAGAGTGGGGCGCCGGCGATCGAAGGAAAACGCCGGGCGGAAGGGACATGGATCGGAATGCGCGCTTTTCCGGGAGTGTCCTGGCCTGAATGTGGTGGTTTCGATCCGGCGGCGGGTTTGGCCCATGTGGGCGGAAATGATTCGCTCTACCGGAGCGAGTTGGTTGCTTTTTATCGGCAACATGTCAATCTGACCCAGCGGTTGCAGGATATGTGGGGCAGATCGCGTTATGACCGGATTGGCAGGGAGGTGCTGGCGATTCGCCAGGTGTTGTTTGACATTGGCGCGTTGAATCTGCACGATCAGGTGCTTGCCCTGGAGGGAGCATTGACGTGCATGCCGCGAAGAAAGGAGGCGATTGCCCGATATTTTCTTCCGTTGTGCCAGGGGTTGGATGCGCTGATGACCGCGCTCGGGCAGTGGCTGGATGTTGCGGGAGACGATGGGAAAGGCATGTTGCATCGGTTGGATGCGGGATCACGATCCGAAACGGTGTCCTGATGGACAAGAGGCCCCGACTGTTGATCGTTGACGATCAACCCGATAACGTTCGCATACTGCAACATGCGATGGGCGGTGAATTCGACATCATCCCGGCCAATGATGGCAGTTCCGCCCTCGAACAGGCGCATGGGGATCCACCACCCGATCTGATCCTTCTGGATGTCATGATGCCGGGGATGGATGGTTTCGAGGTGTGCCGCCGGTTGAAGGGGGATGAGGCAACGTCTGGAATTCCCGTGATTTTTCTGACATCGCTCGTCGATCCGGTCCATGAGGTGGAAGGATTGGAGATGGGGGCGGCCGATTATCTGGCCAAACCGTTCAATCTTCCGGTGGTTCGGGCGCGGGTGCGGACCCATTATGAAATCGTCCGCGGTCGCCGGCAGTTGGAGGTCCAGAACCGCAAGTTGCTCGAATCGCAAAAATTGCGCGACGAATTGGAGAGCATCACCAGGCACGACCTGAAAAGTCCGCTTGCGGTCATTTTGGGGTTCATCCAGTTGATGCTCCATGAAAAAATGAATCCAAGCGCCATTTTTCTCGAACAGATGGAAAAGGCGGGGTTGCAGATGTTGGAGATGATCAACGGATCCCTGGACCTGTATCGGATCGAGCAGGGGGTCTATGCCTATCATCCCACCAGCATTTCGGTGGCGCATCTTGTTCAAAGGGTGGTCGGGGAACGTCATCTGGCGGCGGAACGACGCAAGGTTCGGGTTGTTTTGTCGGGGATTCGCGAGGACAATGAGTCGAGCCAGATCATGGCGGAAGAATTGCTTGGTTACTCGATGCTGGCCAATCTGCTGGACAATGCCATGGAAGCGACACCCGCCGGCGGGGAAATCACCCTGGCCATGAGGCATGAAGGGGCGTGGCTGGTGTTGGAACTGACCAATCCGGGGATGGTCTCCGAGGTGATTCGGGACCGTTTTTTCGAAAAATTCGTGACCCATGGCAAACGGCAGGGATCGGGCATCGGTACTTATTCAGCCCGTCTGATCGCCCGATTGTTCGGCGGCGACATCACCATGAGGACCAGCGAGGCGGAGGGGACGGTATTGGTCATTCGTCTGCCATTGTTGCCGTCCCGGACCGGGGGGGCGGCGCATGCGGGGCGGGCGCATGTCTCGGAGAAATGAATCAAGGGATTTCCCCAGGGTTTTGAAGTGGCAATCTCAAAGGTTTTTGTTCCGATGTGTTGCCCGCGGATCGTCATGTTCGGGTGTTTGAAACCCACTCATTTTGTCACAGGATGCCATCATGTCTTCGATGACCGCGCTTTCACCACTGGATGGACGCTATGAAAGTAAAATGGTTCGTCTGCAACCCATTTTTTCCGAATTCGGCCTGATCCGGAACCGGGTGCGGATCGAGATCGAATGGTTGAAGGCGTTGTCCCGGGAGGAGGCGATCGTGGAGGTGTTCTCCTTCAATCCCGCCACGATCGACTGGCTGGATGGGATTGTGCGCCAGTTCGACGAGACGGACGCCCTCAAGGTCAAGCACATCGAGAAGACGACCAATCACGATGTCAAGGCGGTTGAATATTTTCTCAAGGAAAAACTGCGGGGCACGGTTTTGGCTCCGTTGGCGGAGTTCATCCATTTTGCCTGCACTTCGGAGGACATCAACAATCTGTCCCATGCCTTGATGTTGCGGGAGGCGCGAGAAGAGGTCATGCTGCCACGGATGGATGCCCTGGTGGAGCAGTTGCAGGCCATGGCGCGGAGTTTTTCGGCCCGACCGATGCTGGCGCGGACCCACGGTCAAAATGCCTCACCGACGACCATGGGCAAGGAACTGGCCAATGTTGCCCATCGGTTGCACCGCCAGCGCGAGGTCTTTGCCGGGATTCCGATTTTTGGCAAGATCAACGGCGCGGTGGGTAATTTCAATGCCCACGTTGTCAGTTATCCCGAGGTTGATTGGCCCTCTTTTTCCAGACGGTTTGTCGAAGGTCTTGGGCTTGCGTATCAACCCCTGACCACCCAGATCGAACCGCATGACGGCATGGCGGAATCGTTTCATGCCCTCATGCGTTTCAATACCGTGCTTCTCGATTTTGACCGGGATATCTGGACCTATATTTCCATGGGCTATTTCCGGCAGAAGGTGCGCCAGGGAGAGGTTGGTTCATCGACCATGCCGCATAAGGTCAATCCGATCGATTTTGAAAATTCGGAGGGCAATCTTGGTCTGGCCAACGCCATTCTCGGGCATCTGGCGGAGAAACTTCCCGTATCCCGGTTGCAGCGTGACCTGACCGATTCCACCGTTCTTCGGAACATGGGTGTGGGTTATGGTTACAGCCTTCTGGCCTATGATTCGGCCCTGCGGGGGATGGCGAAACTGGAGTTGGATTCCGGGCGGTTGGAGGAAGATCTTGATGGGGCGTGGGAGGTATTGGCCGAACCGATTCAGATGGTGATGCGGCGCCATGGGATCGATCAACCCTATGAACGCCTCAAGGCCCTGACACGGGGGCAACGGATTGACCGGGAACGGATCCACGCCTTCATCCACACTCTGGAGATTCCCGGCGATGCCAGGCAAAGATTGCTGGAACTGACGCCTGGGAATTATACCGGATTGGCCGATTTTCTGGCGCGGACCTCCTTGCCGTAGGGGCCGCCTGTTTGTTGTTTCGGGTCTGAACGATTTAGGTTTTTGCGCTTGACGTCTTTTGATTATTTTTTCCTTTGAGAAAGGCCAGAGGGCCATCGGTCGATAAGGAACCGATGGCTGGTTATTTGTATGGCAACCTTTCTTGGGGTACCAAAAGGTTTTGAAATTCTGGGTCCTTGTGTACCAGTACAGCGTCAACTTCCATGGCGGCTGCCGCAATCCAGGCATCGGCCAGGGAAAGTGTGTGGGTTGCCTTGATTCGGGCTGCGGATTCCAAAAGAGATGGCGACTCGTGAACCCAGTGAATGGGAAGATCAAGACAATGGCGATAGGCATGACGTCCGGCAGCTTCTCCCTCATCTTTCCAAATCCGATAGAGTATTTCCATCAAGGAAATGAAACATCCGTGACACGCATTCACCCCTCTGGCGGACTCGTGGAGCAATGCGGCCACCCTTGCCGCACCGGGTTCGTCGTCGCGAAGTGTCAGCAAGGCACTGGTATCGAGAAGGAATCCGCTCATCGGCCACGCTCCAGGTCGGTTCGTCGCTCCGCCAGGAGGCGTGCTGTGCTCCCTCCCTTGCCGCTGCCATGAAATGAGGCCAACGTTTGCTCGGTCATTATTTCCTTCCGTTGCCGCGGGTTTTCGTCATGAGGGGTGCGTTCCGATAAATGATGGCGTGTGGAAAGCAAGCCAATGAAATCGAGCACCTCCTGGATCAGGGGTTCCGGAAGTTGGGAAATGGCATCGTGAACTTTTTCGCTCAGGTCCATGGTTTGTTTTTTCGGGAAGTGAAGGGTGGCATGTGAAGGTATCGATCGAGATCCTTTCATCCAAAGAAAAATAGAATCATTGCGATCAGGTTCACGGTACCCGGTCCCGAGCCTGATTTCCACTCTTTTCAGAGGCTTTATTCCTTGTCGGGAGGATGGCCATGTTGTCCCATCTGTGCGTTGAGAACATTGCGTTGATTCGACGTTTGGATCTGCATTTGGATCGGGGGTTGACCATTCTCACGGGGGAGACGGGGGCGGGCAAGTCGATCATCATCGATGCCCTTTCCCTGGCGTTGGGGAGCCGGGCCGAATCGGGGCTTCTCGGGGCTGGGAGTGACAAGGGGATGGTCAGCGCCCATTTTCATCTTCCCGCGGACCATCCCATTTGTGCATGGTTGGCCGGCAAGGAAATTCCATGGATGGAGGATGGTTTGTTCCTGCGTCGGATCCTGACCGACAAGGGGCGCAGCCGCGCCTTCATCAACGAGACCCCGGTGCCGCTCGCCCTGTTGAGCGAGGCGGGGGAGATGATTGCCGAGATTCATGGGCAGCACGACAATCAGAGTTTGTTGCAAGGATGGCGACAACGGAATCTTTTGGACATGTACGCCGGGCACCGGTCACTTCTGGAGGAGGTGGACCGGTTGTATCGTCAATGGCGGGAAGCATGGGAGGAACGGAACCGTCTTGAGGCGTTGTCGGGCGACGTGGGCCAACAGAGGGAATTTCTTTCCTTTCAGATTCAGGAAATCCTGGAGGTGGCGCCAAAACCCGGCGAAATGGAGATCCTGGAGGGACAGGGCCAGAGGTTGCAACATGGGGCGCAACTGGTGGAGGGGGTAGGCCAAGCCCTGGAGGCGCTTCTGGAGGGGGCGGGGAGCGCGACGACGATGACCCATGAAGCGGCGTCGAACCTTGAGGCATTGACCCGGGTTGATCCGGAATTGACGCAGTTGGCCGGGATGATCCGCTCGTTGCATTACGAGTTGGAAGATTGTGGTGTCCGTCTGCGGCATTATCTTCTGGAACTGGAGACCGATCCGGATCAGTTGGAGGCGCTGAAATCACGGTTGGATCGAATTCATCGTCTCGGGCGCAAACATCATGTGGCCCCGGAGGGACTGCTCGAACACGTCCGCCGGATGCAGGAGGACCTCGATACCCTGGAGCATGCCGAGGAACGCCGGGAGCAGTTGCGGCAGCGATTGGATGAGCTGCGGCGGCAGTATGATCTTCAGGCGGGGTTGCTCCGAAATTCACGGGAACGCGCGGCCCAGGC is from Magnetococcales bacterium and encodes:
- a CDS encoding hybrid sensor histidine kinase/response regulator, encoding MDKRPRLLIVDDQPDNVRILQHAMGGEFDIIPANDGSSALEQAHGDPPPDLILLDVMMPGMDGFEVCRRLKGDEATSGIPVIFLTSLVDPVHEVEGLEMGAADYLAKPFNLPVVRARVRTHYEIVRGRRQLEVQNRKLLESQKLRDELESITRHDLKSPLAVILGFIQLMLHEKMNPSAIFLEQMEKAGLQMLEMINGSLDLYRIEQGVYAYHPTSISVAHLVQRVVGERHLAAERRKVRVVLSGIREDNESSQIMAEELLGYSMLANLLDNAMEATPAGGEITLAMRHEGAWLVLELTNPGMVSEVIRDRFFEKFVTHGKRQGSGIGTYSARLIARLFGGDITMRTSEAEGTVLVIRLPLLPSRTGGAAHAGRAHVSEK
- the recN gene encoding DNA repair protein RecN, whose product is MLSHLCVENIALIRRLDLHLDRGLTILTGETGAGKSIIIDALSLALGSRAESGLLGAGSDKGMVSAHFHLPADHPICAWLAGKEIPWMEDGLFLRRILTDKGRSRAFINETPVPLALLSEAGEMIAEIHGQHDNQSLLQGWRQRNLLDMYAGHRSLLEEVDRLYRQWREAWEERNRLEALSGDVGQQREFLSFQIQEILEVAPKPGEMEILEGQGQRLQHGAQLVEGVGQALEALLEGAGSATTMTHEAASNLEALTRVDPELTQLAGMIRSLHYELEDCGVRLRHYLLELETDPDQLEALKSRLDRIHRLGRKHHVAPEGLLEHVRRMQEDLDTLEHAEERREQLRQRLDELRRQYDLQAGLLRNSRERAAQALVRGVERQLADLRMAKTRLAIQVHPLAGDPRPEGMDDVQFLVSANPQEPLRPLKQVASGGELSRIMLALKTVLADSLPANTLVFDEVDVGIGGRVAASLGEKLAKVARGRQVLTITHLPQVAAWGHVHLGIRKEILDNKAQVRIDTLDPGQRVEELARMLAGSQVTAAAREHAQELLLHAGQPVSPVASGVGDRVTEE
- a CDS encoding PIN domain-containing protein, yielding MSGFLLDTSALLTLRDDEPGAARVAALLHESARGVNACHGCFISLMEILYRIWKDEGEAAGRHAYRHCLDLPIHWVHESPSLLESAARIKATHTLSLADAWIAAAAMEVDAVLVHKDPEFQNLLVPQERLPYK
- the purB gene encoding adenylosuccinate lyase, with amino-acid sequence MSSMTALSPLDGRYESKMVRLQPIFSEFGLIRNRVRIEIEWLKALSREEAIVEVFSFNPATIDWLDGIVRQFDETDALKVKHIEKTTNHDVKAVEYFLKEKLRGTVLAPLAEFIHFACTSEDINNLSHALMLREAREEVMLPRMDALVEQLQAMARSFSARPMLARTHGQNASPTTMGKELANVAHRLHRQREVFAGIPIFGKINGAVGNFNAHVVSYPEVDWPSFSRRFVEGLGLAYQPLTTQIEPHDGMAESFHALMRFNTVLLDFDRDIWTYISMGYFRQKVRQGEVGSSTMPHKVNPIDFENSEGNLGLANAILGHLAEKLPVSRLQRDLTDSTVLRNMGVGYGYSLLAYDSALRGMAKLELDSGRLEEDLDGAWEVLAEPIQMVMRRHGIDQPYERLKALTRGQRIDRERIHAFIHTLEIPGDARQRLLELTPGNYTGLADFLARTSLP
- a CDS encoding PAS domain-containing protein; protein product: MRIRPARSDEFRFSLGWKRILWVVMPILAGAMVTALLAWIVQNQEHHRSLTQRMHLELDGLDRELTFLEMEVERLAGNPIVINALADPKQRTGPLPEFLGRFASRLYARSFVLTDPTGLLVQAHLDPIPDYRELPSLKETLMTGKSASSLDPDRGLFLVSAPVPYAGSIQGIVVCGFALGPVLERHIGSGMERRLLVGGAAVRQGSRLGGAVAISLAVDGRLPLLHRLGVRLEAGSEPAWIARVALPSVGFVLSIGVGVALAVGLLVSRIAARSVEEWSGSTERYGRSGRLRNRAASVTSARSVGVGIPERSVGVGVPERSVEVGVPERSVEVGVPERSAGVETSLPSSGFDVPASGGERGTLVPGVQFVFDAIPVRFFWKDTEGVYRGGNALFARDAGFGRGEDVLGLRDIDMPWKEDVARYRALEHRIFAGEGPSRRVAETRRVASGHLLSIEMTRVSLADADGGIVGLLGIYDERLSALRDGDGLEQRLERQESLLHSLFQILGEAMWEWDLVTGEMRFDGRWREMFGVAAGVVLEADRAAWRERLHPEEGDVVEGLIQVHLSGASDLYASRHRMRHERGYWFEVEERGRISAWDEQGTPLRMICAVSRSRNGTRDESGAPASGTEEGEERQGGGVEESPEGECDPFRGIDRGEGAGSGGGDDGGAVAMDRVDDRVKEVLVIGGGDQSGAPAIEGKRRAEGTWIGMRAFPGVSWPECGGFDPAAGLAHVGGNDSLYRSELVAFYRQHVNLTQRLQDMWGRSRYDRIGREVLAIRQVLFDIGALNLHDQVLALEGALTCMPRRKEAIARYFLPLCQGLDALMTALGQWLDVAGDDGKGMLHRLDAGSRSETVS
- a CDS encoding DUF2281 domain-containing protein; its protein translation is MDLSEKVHDAISQLPEPLIQEVLDFIGLLSTRHHLSERTPHDENPRQRKEIMTEQTLASFHGSGKGGSTARLLAERRTDLERGR